The Nicotiana tomentosiformis chromosome 2, ASM39032v3, whole genome shotgun sequence genome includes the window AAGCTGGTTTTGCATCTTTTTCGGTTTTTGTTTGGTGCTGTCGCAAAGGCTCCTTCAGATTGTGAGCGCATACTGCAACCTCATGTGCATGTTATTATGGAAACTTGCATGAAAAATGCATCCGAGGTTGAAAAACCCATTGGTTATTTGCAACTCCTTCGTACAATGTTCCGTGCCCTTGCAGGAGGAAAATTTGAACTTCTATTGCGTGACTTGATTCCTATGCTGCAACCCTGTTTGAATATGCTATTGGCTTTGCTTGAGGGGCCTAATGGTGAAGATATGCGGGAGCTTCTGCTGGAGCTTTGCTTGACCCTTCCTGCACGATTAAGTTCACTGTTACCTCACCTTCCTCGCCTGATGAAGCCTCTTGTTATGTGTCTTAAAGGTAGTGATGACCTAGTGAGTCTTGGTTTAAGAACACTTGAGTTTTGGATTGATAGTCTGAATCCTGATTTTTTGGAACCAAGCATGGCAAATGTCATGTCCGAGGTGATTTTGGCATTATGGTCTCATTTGAGGCCTGCACCTTATCCTTGGGGTGGGAAGTCTCTGCAGCTCCTTGGAAAGTTAGGTGGGCGTAATAGGCGTTTTCTCAAAGAACCTCTTGCTCTTGAATGCAAGGAAAATCCTGAGCATGGGCTTCGTGTGATCCTTACATTTGAACCGTCCACCCCATTTTTGGTGCCTTTAGATCGTTGTATAAATCTTGCGGTGGCTGCTGTCATGCAAAGAAGTGTCATTGTGGATGCTTTCTACAGAAAACAAGCTCTGAAATTTCTTCGTGTATGCTTGTCCTCTCAGCTTAATCTTCCTGGTAGCGCTACTGATGATGGATTGACTTCTAGGATGCTATCGACCTTGTTAGTTTCCTCAGTTGATCCATCTTGGAGAAGATCAGAGACATCTGATATAAAGGTTCGTGATATAACTTAGTTGTTGTGTTTATTCCAAAAAACCTGTTGATTACTTTATTGCTGGTAATGCGTTTATCCTGTGTTGCTGGCTACATCAATATCAGAAATTTATCTGATCACGTAGTTGCCTGAGAGTAAGGAAGATTTCAGGGTAACCTCTTATCTTATTTCCATTTGAATTCAAATTAATGATATTGAAACTGCCTTGCTTCTAGGCTGACCTGGGTGTCAAGACAAAGACTCAACTCCTTGCTGAAAGATCTGTTTTTAAAATTCTTCTTATGACCATTATCGCGGCAAGTGCTGAAGCGGATCTGCATGATTCCAAGGATGAATATGTCATTAGCATCTGTCGACATTTTGCCATTGTATTTCATATAGAAAGCTCTGTCGCCCATGGTTCTCTTTCAGTTACTCCAGTTGGTGCCTCTGTGCTTTCATCTAGCACCAGCATTAGTGCAAAGTCAAGATATAGTACTTCTTCCAACCTGAAAGAGTTGGACCCTCTTATATTTTTGGATGCTTTGGTGGATGTCCTGGCGGATGAAAATAGACTGCATGCCAAGGCAGCTTTAAATGCACTAAATGTGTTTGCTGAGACCCTTCTTTTCCTTGCTCGCTCGAAACATTCAGATGTGTTGATGTCAAGAGGAGGTCCTGCCACACCTATGATTGTCTCAAGCCCATCAATGAGTCCTGTATATTCTCCACCTCCTAGTGTTCGTGTCCCTGTGTTTGAGCAGCTTCTGCCCCGTCTTCTGCATTGTTGCTTTGGATGTACATGGCAAGCACAAATGGGGGGAGTCATGGGGCTTGGTGCTTTAGTTGGGAAAGTCACTGTTGAAACTCTGTGTGCTTTCCAAGTTCGTATCGTGCGGGGACTTGTTTATGTCCTCAAGAGACTTCCTGTTTATGCCACTAAAGAGCAAGACGAGACCAGCCAGGTGCTTACACAAGTTCTTCGTGTGGTGAATAATGTTGATGAAGCAAATAGTGAAGCACGGAGGCAAAGCTTCCAAGGAGTTGTTGAATACTTCGCATCAGAGTTGTTTAATCCTAATGTGTCTATTAATGTGAGGAAGATTGTGCAGTCTTGTTTAGCACTTTTGGCAAGCAGGACTGGTAGTGAGGTTTCTGAGTTGCTTGAACCCTTATACCAACCTTTGCTTCAGCCTCTTATACTACGTCCATTACGGTCAAAGACTGTTGATCAACAGGTGAGGTTTGTTGGTAGAGTTGTTATAATCATTTTCTTGCTTGCTGAACTAATCATCTTGTATCTTCAGGTGGGGACTGTTACAGCTTTGAACTTTTGCTTGGCCTTGAGACCTCCACTTCTAAAGTTGACTCAGGAGCTAATCAATTTCCTGCAAGAAGCATTGCAAATAGCTGAGGCTGATGAAACAGTATGGGTTATGAAATTTATGAATCCTAAGGTAGCAACCTCGTTAAACAAACTGCGCACAGCCTGCATTGAATTACTCTGCACTGCTATGGCGTGGGCCGATTTTAAAACCCAAAATCAATCTGAGTTGCGTTCAAAAATTATTTCAATGTTCTTCAAGTCTCTGACAAGCAGAAATTTAGAAATTGTAGCTGTTGCAAAGGAAGGGTTGCGACAGGTTGGTTTTAGCTCTCTGAAATCAGAGTCTCTTTTTATTCCATCATCACTTACTGATATTCTATTCTTCCATGCTCAAGGCTTATTACTGGATCTGATGTCATTTGGTTACAGTTGCGTTCCCTTGCACATTTCTTTACTGTTGACGTTGGGAGAAAAAATAACTCGTTATAGTATTTAGTTTGCAGGACTGTAAATACAAATTGACAAAAACTCGATGAAGTTAGGGTTGCAAGAGGATTGATTTTTGTGCACGCATAGAACATTGAATGTTGTATTTGAAGGCATTTTTGAGCATGTTTTAAACATTAGGTTCTCATCATTTACTCCCTAAGAGGATAACGGACACCTACTTAGCAGGATGCTTTTTTTTTCTCTGTTGAATGATATAACTGTTCGGTCAATTCATTTCTTCATTAGTTCTAATTTGGTCTTTCCTTCATGGTATCTTTGTTATGTAGGTCATACAACAGCAAAGGATGCCAAAAGAACTTCTACAAAGTAGTCTTAGACCTATATTGGTTAACTTGGCCCACACTAAAAATCTCAGCATGCCTCTTCTTCAAGGTTTGGCCCGCCTGCTTGAACTTCTGTCCAATTGGTTTAATGTGACCTTAGGTGGCAAGTTACTGGAGCATCTTAGGAAATGGTTGGAACCTGAAAAGCTAGCACAGTGCCAAAAGTCGTGGAAGGCTGGAGAGGAACCAAAAATAGCTGCTGGTAGGATACAGCTTTGCTCCTAATAATCACACGGGCTGAGTGAATATACTTTTGTTTTTGACATGTATTTCTCCTTATGGATGCAGCTATTATCGAACTCTTCCACCTGCTTCCCTCTGCAGCTGGGAAGTTTCTGGATGAGCTTGTGACATTGACTATAGATTTGGAAGCAGCCCTTCCACCTGGGCAGTTTTACAGTGAGATTAACAGTCCGTATAGGCTGCCATTGACCAAGTTCCTGAATCGATATCCAACTGCTGCTGTTGATTACTTTCTTGCTCGATTATGTCAACCTAAATACTTCAGGCGGTAAGTAGAATACTTGTTGAAATTGCATTCTCATGGTTCCATTATGAGCAGTTATGCAGATTTTTTGCTTCCATGGTTTTCTGATACAACCCATTAAAATACCaccagtggggtctggggagggtagagtgtacgcagaacttacccctaccccagagggggtagagaggctgtttcctgATATGCTTCCATGGTTTTCTGATATGGTTCATAAATTTGCAGGTTTATGTACATCATAAGGTCAGATGCTGGACAGCCTCTAAGAGAAGAACTTGCAAAATCACCAGAAAAGATAATTGCAAGTGCCTTTCCTGAATTTATTACCAAATCTGATGCACCTGCTGGACAAGAATCTTTGAGTCGGCCAAGCACTTCAACTGGTGATGAAGGCCTTGCTGCTGCTCAAGCCGAGGCTTCTGTCCCTTCAGTTTCAACCAATGTGGCATCTCAGGATGCTTATTTCCAGGGTCTTGCCTTGGTGAAAACTTTGGTCAAGTTGATGCCTAACTGGTTACAGAACAATCGTGTTGTCTTTGATACGCTGGTACTGATGTGGAAGTCACCAGCAAGAATCTCCCGTCTGCAAAATGAACAGGAATTAAACTTAGTGCAGGCAAGTTGTGTTGCATTTTCGTGCAAACTGGTATTTGTAGTCTTCATTACATAATCATCCCTGGATAATTGTTTCTTTCCGAAGTGCTTGTtcaatatgcatgaaaaacttTATCTCATTGGTTGCTTCATAGAATCGAAACCTAGCTTTGTGAATTCTGCTTTTGATATTTGAGATCTTTGTGTGCGACTTTGACCGTTTTTACCCATTTTGTTCCTTCTCATGCTGTTTttgttgaaataataattagtttcCTCAATCTATCGGGGAAAGGAGGATGATTTACCTTTTATTGTCATGCCACTTAAATAGTCAAGAAATTTTTTTCTTATTGCTGGCAGATAATTGCATTATTTCTGAGGTTCCAAAactattgttttttttttcattatatTGCCAAGTTCTCCTAATTGTGCTTCTGTTTTGGCATATATTCAGGCCattgttttatttatatttttgtttatcaCATGAGTTTCCTGCTAAATTATGGGATAAAAATTTGCAGGTCAAAGAGAGCAAATGGCTTGTCAAATGCTTCCTGAATTATTTGCGACATGATAAAACTGAAATCAATGTTCTGTTTGATATCCTTTCCATCTTCCTCTTTCGTACTCGTATAGACTTTACCTTCTTGAAGGAGTTTTATATCATTGAGGTATGTTTGTAATGCTGCTATCTGTCTATCAAGTTCTTTTCTCTAGATGGAAGTGTTTGTTTTGATAACTCATTGTGGCTTGCCATTAAGGTTGCTGAAGGATATCCATCCAACATGAAGAGAACCCTGCTCCTGCATTTTTTGAACCTTTTCCAATCGAGACAACTTGGTCTTGATCATTTGGTGGTTGTAATGCAAATGCTTATTCTTCCAATGCTTGCTCATGCATTTCAGAATGGTCAGACTTGGGATGTAGTTGACTCTGCTATAATTAAGACTATTGTTGACAAGCTTCTTGACCCTCCTGAAGAGGTAAATGATTGCATCTCTTTATGTTCGTATATCCTTCATTTTCTTTTACTGATAATTTTATGCTGATTTTGGgtatatttcattttctttcctgaTTTATCTTTGTAGGTCTCTGCTGATTATGATGAGCCTTTGAGGATAGAGCTTTTGCAACTCGCTACTCTCCTTCTCAAGTATCTGCAGACGGACCTTGTTCATCATCGGAAGGAACTTATAAAGTTTGGTTGGAATCATCTTAAACGTGAAGATAGTGCTAGTAAACAGTGGGCATTTGTTAATGTCTGCCATTTCTTGGAGGCTTATCAAGCTCCAGAGAAAATTATACTTCAGGTACCACTATTTGTGGTGGTTCCACGTTGCCATCTGCATGCAATATGTCACTGGTGTAAAGTTCTATTTATTATAAGTTAAAAAGCACTCCCCCAGATAAATTCGACTTATCTCACCTGAAATTTTATTTGTTAGTGCGTATCAACATAAATATATATAATGCTTAAACACGCACATCGTATTCAATCACCTCATGGTTGTTAGCTACATCAATCAATGGCATAGTATTTCATTGATGCACTCTTATCAGTGACATGTTTCTATGTTGTCTTTCTTGAACTATGCTCTAACCTTCTCGTGGATTTTTTCCAAAGGCTACTTGCATTAGTGTAGATAGGTTTTTGGTATTTTCTCTGTTCTGTCTGTTTCTGCTACTAATATATAAACCAAGCATTAGTACTTATGTGTTTTTTTCCTGTTTGGGAGATATCTCTTATATCCCATTGCCTCCTACCACTATAATGCTGTTTGTAATGAGGCTAACTTTGATTACAGGTTTGTTGTCCATGTATGCAGTAGTTTGCAGGTCTCCTCTTTTAATGCTTATTTGGCGATTTTTATATCTTTTATGCTTACAAATAGGATAAAAAATCTTGAGCTAATGTTTGTAAGTGTTTATAGAATACGCTAGGTTGTGTTTGCATGAGTTTGTGATGCCTATTACTTTTCTACTTTATCTCATTGAGAATCATGGATTAACTCGTGGTTTTGATTATTGATGGTTGATGCAGCATATTTTGCTCCTTATTGATCATGCCCTTTAGTCATTTCTACTTTACCTCATTACGAGGATCATGAAAAAACGTGTGGTTTTTATTATTAATGTTTGATGTAACGTATTTCGCTCCTGATTTGATCTTTTCCTTTAGTCCTCCAATTTGGTTCATACAGCTTAAATTTTGTCTCTGAACTATATTGTGCCGTGATATTCGTTTTGTGCAATCTAATCTTATGGGGAATTAGTTGCTGCAGGTATTTGTCGCTCTCCTCAGGACTTGCCAGCCGGAGAATAAAATGTTGGTTAAGCAAGCACTTGATATACTCATGCCAGCACTTCCAAGAAGGTTACCTCTTGGTGATTCCCGTATGCCTATCTGGATACGTTACACCAAAAAGATTCTTGTTGAGGAGGGTCATTCTATCCCTAATCTCATCCACATTTTCCAGCTCATAGTTCGCCATTCAGATCTATTCTACAGTTGTAGAGCACAGTTTGTACCTCAGATGGTGAACTCTCTGAGTCGCCTTGGATTGCCATATAATACTACAGCTGAAAATAGACGACTTGCAATTGAACTTGCTGGGTTGGTTGTGAACTGGGAACGACAAAGACAAAGCGAAATGAAAATAGTACCTGCTAATGATGGGACTGGTCAAAATGCTGATGGACTGAGTCATGCTTCTGCTGGTAGTGTTGATCTTAAGCATCCAATGGATGGATCTTCATTCTCAGAAGATCCTGGTAAGCGCGTGAAGGTTGAACCTGGTCTTCAATCCCTTTGTGTTATGTCGCCTGGTGGTGCTTCTTCAATTTCTAATATTGAAACTCCTGGATCTGGTGGGCAACCAGATGAAGAGTTTAAGCCAAATGCAGCTATGGAGGAAATGATTATTAATTTTCTTATCAGAGTATGGCTTTCTCCTGAATTATTTTTTGAAACTCTAGGCTGGAGCATAATTCTTTCTATTTTCTCCTGTGTGTGTCCACTGCTTCTGTTGTATCTACTTCTTAAAATAAGACAGGGCATTCTATCTTATCCTATTTTTGTTTGCCTGTGATTTGCTCTTGTTGGCGTACAACTTAAATTTGGTAAATGCTTATGTGGGTCTTCAAACTTAGTTTCCTGAGATGCTTCTTTTCCAAGTCGTTGAAGCAGTTCTGTTCTGTCTGCACTTCCTTTATTCACTCATCTCGAAAGAACTCGGTACTTAATCCAATATTTGTTGTGTGAAGCTACAGTTTAATGTTCACGTTCAATCATTAGCACTTTCTTTTTGTgtctcagttttttttttttttttgtgtggggGGTTGGGGTGTGTGGGTGGGGTGGGTGGGAGGCACGTTCTGCGATGTAGCTGAATCATTTTAAGCAAGCGGGAGTCATGCTTCTGTTTTCTTTTCAATATGTTGAGGATAAGGTGTTATCTTTTTCAGTTTATTGTTTCCATTTTACATTACCAGTTTGCTTTGCTAGATGATTTAATGTTTCCTCATTCTTGGGTGTTAACTTGTTGAGGTCTGGCATTAGGTAGCATTAGTAATAGAGCCCAAAGATAAGGAAGCAAGTTTGATGTACAAACAAGCTTTGGATCTGTTATCACAAGCCTTGGAGGTGTGGCCAAATGCTAATGTCAAATTTAATTATTTGGAGAAGCTGCTCAGCAATGCTCCACCTTCTCAGTCAAAGGACCCTACCACAGCACTGGCCCAGGGCCTAGATGTGATGAACAAGGTATTGGAGAAGCAACCTCATCTGTTCATCCGCAACAATATCAACCAGATATCTCAGGTATGTCCCTAGGCTAAAACATTTACTTCATGCCTATGACCCCACTTCCAATCAGAGCATCATATCTCAgatatactttttttttttacagattCTAGAACCGTGCTTCAAATACAAAGTGCTTGATGCTGGGAAGTCACTTTGCTCCCTCTTGAAAATGGTTTCCCTTGCTTTTCCTCCTGAAGCAGCTAGTACAACACAAGATGTGAAGATGTTGTATCAAAAGGTAGAAGAGCTTATACAGAAGCACCTTGCTGCTGTTGCAGCTCCTCAGACTTCTGGAGAAGATAATTCAGGTAGCATGGTCAGCTTTGTGCTTTATGTAATCAAAACCTTGGCAGAGGTGCACAAAAACTTTATTGAACCAGCAAATCTGGTCCGTCTTCTTCAGCGCCTGGCTCGAGACATGGGGTCATCCATTGGATCCCATGTGAGGCAGGTATTACATTATGTTTCAGATTGCTGTATTTGTTATCATTTAGTTTCTGCTGATTCAAGTGTGAGAGTATGGGATGTATTATTTGATAAAACCATTTTCAAGAGCATTCATTGCTCTTTGAAAGAAGTCAAAATACGAGAAATAGCTTTCAACACGGAGTCGAGACTCCATAACGTATACAAAGAGTAAGCGATCTATGAATATTATCCCAATTCAGGTCTTGTTCCGCACTTAAATGGATAACTCAAACCCTTAATGATTCTGGAGTGTCTTTTGGTATACCTTAGAGCtgattttatgcatttttcttgAGTTTGAGTTTGCCCAATTCTTCTCTTAACTGTACGTGAGGCAGGATTCTTTTAATGTAGTGCATTTTAttgaccacaagtcatggtataCTCCCACTTACAGGGTCAGAGATCAGATCCTGATTCTGCTGTCACATCTTCTCGTCAAGGTGCTGATGTCGGAGTTGTCATTACCAACCTGAAATCTGTGTTGGGCCTTATTAATGAAAGGGTCATGGCCATCCCAGATTGTAAACGATCTGTAACACAAATACTCAATTCCCTGCTGTCTGAGAAGGGTACTGACCCTTCTGTGTTGCTTAGCATACTAGATGTAATAAAGGGATGGATTGAAGTGGACATGACTAAACCTGGAGTTGCTATTGCATCTAGTACCTTTCTTTCTCCAAAAGATGTTGTTTCTTTCCTCCAGAGGCTTTCACAAGTGGATAAACAGAACTTCACCCCTAGTCCTGCAGAAGAGTGGGACAAAAAGTATCTTGAGCTTCTCTATGGTCTTTGTGCAGATTCAAACAAGTAAGCAACCCTTCGTTTTTACTTTTGCTCATTTATTTTTCATTTGAGGGGGAATTCAGCTTGCTTTAAACATGGGCATGGGATGGAACGACCTTGTTGATTTCCAGGTATGCTCTTTCTCTGCGTCAAGAAGTTTTCCAGAAGGTAGAGAGGCAATATTTGCTTGGTTTACGGGCAAAAGATCCTGAAATGAGAATGAGGTTTTTCTCTCTTTATCATGAATCCCTTGGGAGAACATTGTTCACAAGATTGCAGTACATCATCCAAATTCAAGACTGGGAGGCTCTGAGTGATGTATTTTGGCTAAAGCAAGGGCTTGATCTTCTTTTGGCTATATTGGTTGAGAATAAGTCTATAACGCTGGCTCCAAATTCTGCCAAGGTGCCTCCACTTGTGGTGTCAGGTTCTGTTGGTGATTCTACAGGGCCACAACCAATAGTCTTGGATGTTCCAGAAGGTTCGGAAGAGACTCCTCTAACCTTTGATAGTTTTGTGGCAAAACATACAGAGTTTTTGAATGAAATGAGCAAGCTCCAGGTAATGGCATTTTCGTTTAGCTTACAAACATTTGTCTTGAGTCTTCCATGAGACAGATACCTCTGAGCCTCTGTCACTGGTGTAAGCACTCATGATCATGATTATTTGTCTCAGGTCCTTgtttattgtttatttttttatttatagatAACTCCTTTTAGGTCAAATTTCGGTTGTTCTGTAACTGCATAGTGATCTTTTTTCTACCCGCATTTCTTTTGAAACTCTGCTCTCCTATTGTTGGGCAGAATTTCCTTTTAGATTTGTTTATGCATCTTTAGTTATATACACTTAACGGACTGGGTCATTTGTTCTAATATGGTTATGTGGCTCCTCTTGCATATTTGAAAGGTTGATTCTAGCCATCCTTGTGGGATTTATGTTACGGCAATTTTAACACATAATGATGGTCTGCATTACACTTTTTGTCTTTAAGAGTTTGTTGCATTTAAGATTTCTCCTTTGTTTAAGGTTGCTGATCTTGTCATTCCACTGCGAGAACTGGCACACACAGATGCAAACGTTGCATATCACCTCTGGGTTTTGGTGTTTCCTATTGTATGGGTGACTTTGCACAAGGAAGAACAGGTAGCCCTTGCAAAGCCAATGATAACTCTGTTATCAAAGGACTATCATAAGAAGCAGGCAACCCATCGGCCAAATGTCGTGCAAGCTCTTCTGGAAGGACTTCAGCTAAGTCATCCTCAGCCTAGAATGCCTAGCGAATTAATCAAGTACATTGGAAAGACTTACAATGCATGGCACATTGCGCTAGCCCTGCTGGAAAGTCATGTTATGCTTTTTTTGAATGATACTAAATGCTCGGAGTCTCTGGCTGAGCTTTACCGATTACTCAATGAAGAAGATATGAGGTGTGGATTGTGGAAGAAAAGGTCAATTACTGCTGAGACACGGGCTGGACTTTCACTGGTTCAGCATGGCTATTGGCAGCGGGCTCAAAGTCTCTTCTACCAGGCCATGGTTAAAGCAACCCAAGGCACTTATAACAATACGGTACCAAAAGCTGAGATGTGTCTCTGGGAGGAGCAGTGGCTAAGTTGTGCTAGCCAACTCAGTCAATGGGATGTGTTGGTTGACTTTGGTAAGATGGTTGAGAATTATGAGATATTGCTTGATAGTCTGTGGAAACAGCCTGATTGGGCATATTTGAAAGACCATGTTATCCCTAAGGCTCAAGTGGAGGAGACACCAAAACTTCGTATTATTCAGGCATATTTTTCCCTCCATGAGAAGAGTACAAATGGCGTTGCAGAGGCTGAAAACATTGTCGGAAAAGGTGTTGATCTTGCTTTGGAACAGTGGTGGCAGTTACCTGAAATGTCCATTCATGCCAGAATTCCCCTTCTACAGCAATTTCAACAACTTGTTGAAGTTCAAGAATCAGCTAGGATAATTGTGGACATTGCCAATGGAAATAAACTTTCTGGAAATTCTGTTGTTGGGGCTCATGGTGGCCTATATGCGGATCTTAAGGACATCCTTGAGACGTGGAGACTGAGGATACCAAATGAATGGGACAGTTCGTCTGTTTGGTATGATTTGCTTCAATGGAGGAATGAAATGTATAATGCTGTGATTGATGCTTTTAAGGATTTTGGTACTACAAATTCACAGTTGCATCACCTTGGATACCGTGACAAGGCGTGGAATGTCAATAAGCTTGCTCATATTGCTCGTAAGCAGGGACTTTCTGAGGTGTGTGTGTCTGTATTGGAGAAAATGTATGGACATTCGACCATGGAAGTTCAGGTATTACGTACTGTCTTTTTTGTCTACTTTGGTTTCCTTCAACACTAATgcttatcccccccccccccccccccccccaaaaaaaaaaaagaagagcagACATGAGTATCCTGAAAAGAAAAAGGATGCAAATTTGAATAGTTTGATATACATGGTTTGATGTGCTTTTCTTTCGTATGTTTACAGGAAGCTTTTGTAAAAATAAGAGAACAAGCAAAGGCTTATCTAGAAATGAAGGGAGAGCTGACTAGCGGCCTTAATTTGATAAACAGTACTAATCTGGAGTATTTTTCTGTTAAACACAAAGCTGAAATCTTTCGCCTCAAGGGAGACTTTCTGTTGAAGCTTAATGATTGCGAAGGGGCTAATCTTGCTTATTCAAATGCCATCAGCCTTTTCAAGAATCTGCCGAAGGGGTGGATTAGTTGGGGAAACTATTGTGACATGGTATGTATTTGCTtattgaaggg containing:
- the LOC104096908 gene encoding uncharacterized protein isoform X2, whose protein sequence is MSPIQNFEQHSRHLLEPDLPIQTRLQMAMEVRDSLEITHTGEYLNFLKCYFRAFSGVLYQITKPQFADNPEHKLRNIVVEILNRLPHSEVLRPFVQDLLKVAMHVLTTDNEENGLICIRIIFDLLRNFRPTLENEVQPFLDFVCKIYQNFRATVSYFFESGAMAVPPPPAPTSSMSSLGESDVKPMEVDQMSTSSGGYFGAGQLNPSTRSFKIVTESPLVVMFLFQLYSRLVQTNIPHLLPLMVSAISVPGPEKVPPHLKTHFIELKGAQVKTVSFLTYLLKSFADYIKPHEEGICKSIVNLLVTCSDSVSIRKELLVALKHVLGTDFKRGLFPLIDTLLEERVLVGTGRACFETLRPLAYSLLAEIVHHVRGDLSLSQLSRIIYLFSSNMHDASLSLSIHTTCARLMLNLVEPIFEKGVDQHSMDEARILLGRILDAFVGKFNTFKRTIPQLLEEGDDVKGRSTLRSKLELPVQAVLNLQVPVEHSKEVSDCKHLIKTLVMGMKTIIWSITHAHLPRSQVSASTQGTPPQVLASASTTSSVPQPFKGMREDEVWKASGVLKSGVHCLALFKEKDEEREMIHLFSQILAIMEPRDLMDMFSLCMPELFECMISNTQLVHIFSTLLQAPKVFRPFADVLVNFLVSSKLDVLKHPDSPAAKLVLHLFRFLFGAVAKAPSDCERILQPHVHVIMETCMKNASEVEKPIGYLQLLRTMFRALAGGKFELLLRDLIPMLQPCLNMLLALLEGPNGEDMRELLLELCLTLPARLSSLLPHLPRLMKPLVMCLKGSDDLVSLGLRTLEFWIDSLNPDFLEPSMANVMSEVILALWSHLRPAPYPWGGKSLQLLGKLGGRNRRFLKEPLALECKENPEHGLRVILTFEPSTPFLVPLDRCINLAVAAVMQRSVIVDAFYRKQALKFLRVCLSSQLNLPGSATDDGLTSRMLSTLLVSSVDPSWRRSETSDIKADLGVKTKTQLLAERSVFKILLMTIIAASAEADLHDSKDEYVISICRHFAIVFHIESSVAHGSLSVTPVGASVLSSSTSISAKSRYSTSSNLKELDPLIFLDALVDVLADENRLHAKAALNALNVFAETLLFLARSKHSDVLMSRGGPATPMIVSSPSMSPVYSPPPSVRVPVFEQLLPRLLHCCFGCTWQAQMGGVMGLGALVGKVTVETLCAFQVRIVRGLVYVLKRLPVYATKEQDETSQVLTQVLRVVNNVDEANSEARRQSFQGVVEYFASELFNPNVSINVRKIVQSCLALLASRTGSEVSELLEPLYQPLLQPLILRPLRSKTVDQQVGTVTALNFCLALRPPLLKLTQELINFLQEALQIAEADETVWVMKFMNPKVATSLNKLRTACIELLCTAMAWADFKTQNQSELRSKIISMFFKSLTSRNLEIVAVAKEGLRQVIQQQRMPKELLQSSLRPILVNLAHTKNLSMPLLQGLARLLELLSNWFNVTLGGKLLEHLRKWLEPEKLAQCQKSWKAGEEPKIAAAIIELFHLLPSAAGKFLDELVTLTIDLEAALPPGQFYSEINSPYRLPLTKFLNRYPTAAVDYFLARLCQPKYFRRFMYIIRSDAGQPLREELAKSPEKIIASAFPEFITKSDAPAGQESLSRPSTSTGDEGLAAAQAEASVPSVSTNVASQDAYFQGLALVKTLVKLMPNWLQNNRVVFDTLVLMWKSPARISRLQNEQELNLVQVKESKWLVKCFLNYLRHDKTEINVLFDILSIFLFRTRIDFTFLKEFYIIEVAEGYPSNMKRTLLLHFLNLFQSRQLGLDHLVVVMQMLILPMLAHAFQNGQTWDVVDSAIIKTIVDKLLDPPEEVSADYDEPLRIELLQLATLLLKYLQTDLVHHRKELIKFGWNHLKREDSASKQWAFVNVCHFLEAYQAPEKIILQVFVALLRTCQPENKMLVKQALDILMPALPRRLPLGDSRMPIWIRYTKKILVEEGHSIPNLIHIFQLIVRHSDLFYSCRAQFVPQMVNSLSRLGLPYNTTAENRRLAIELAGLVVNWERQRQSEMKIVPANDGTGQNADGLSHASAGSVDLKHPMDGSSFSEDPGKRVKVEPGLQSLCVMSPGGASSISNIETPGSGGQPDEEFKPNAAMEEMIINFLIRVALVIEPKDKEASLMYKQALDLLSQALEVWPNANVKFNYLEKLLSNAPPSQSKDPTTALAQGLDVMNKVLEKQPHLFIRNNINQISQILEPCFKYKVLDAGKSLCSLLKMVSLAFPPEAASTTQDVKMLYQKVEELIQKHLAAVAAPQTSGEDNSGSMVSFVLYVIKTLAEVHKNFIEPANLVRLLQRLARDMGSSIGSHVRQGQRSDPDSAVTSSRQGADVGVVITNLKSVLGLINERVMAIPDCKRSVTQILNSLLSEKGTDPSVLLSILDVIKGWIEVDMTKPGVAIASSTFLSPKDVVSFLQRLSQVDKQNFTPSPAEEWDKKYLELLYGLCADSNKYALSLRQEVFQKVERQYLLGLRAKDPEMRMRFFSLYHESLGRTLFTRLQYIIQIQDWEALSDVFWLKQGLDLLLAILVENKSITLAPNSAKVPPLVVSGSVGDSTGPQPIVLDVPEGSEETPLTFDSFVAKHTEFLNEMSKLQVADLVIPLRELAHTDANVAYHLWVLVFPIVWVTLHKEEQVALAKPMITLLSKDYHKKQATHRPNVVQALLEGLQLSHPQPRMPSELIKYIGKTYNAWHIALALLESHVMLFLNDTKCSESLAELYRLLNEEDMRCGLWKKRSITAETRAGLSLVQHGYWQRAQSLFYQAMVKATQGTYNNTVPKAEMCLWEEQWLSCASQLSQWDVLVDFGKMVENYEILLDSLWKQPDWAYLKDHVIPKAQVEETPKLRIIQAYFSLHEKSTNGVAEAENIVGKGVDLALEQWWQLPEMSIHARIPLLQQFQQLVEVQESARIIVDIANGNKLSGNSVVGAHGGLYADLKDILETWRLRIPNEWDSSSVWYDLLQWRNEMYNAVIDAFKDFGTTNSQLHHLGYRDKAWNVNKLAHIARKQGLSEVCVSVLEKMYGHSTMEVQEAFVKIREQAKAYLEMKGELTSGLNLINSTNLEYFSVKHKAEIFRLKGDFLLKLNDCEGANLAYSNAISLFKNLPKGWISWGNYCDMAYKETHEEIWLEYAVSCFLQGIKFGIPNSRSHLARVLYLLSFDTPNEPVGRAFDKYLEQIPHWVWLSWIPQLLLSLQRTEAPHCKLVLLKVATVYPQALYYWLRTYLLERRDVANKSEYGRMAMAQQRMQQNVAGASAAGSMGLVDGNARMAGQSGGSSAADNHIPQGAQSGGGVGSHDGSSSQIQEPERPDNSMPSGNDQSLHQSSSGGDGGQAALRRNSALTLVASAASAFDAAKDIMETLRSKHSNLASELEILLTEIGSRFVTLPEERLLAVVNALLHRCYKYPTATTAEVPQSLKKELSGVCRACFSADAVNKHVEFVREYKQDFERDLDPDSTATFPATLSELTERLKHWKNVLQSNVEDRFPAVLKLEDESRVLRDFHVVDVEVPGQYFTDQAIAPDHTVKLDRVGADIPIVRRHGSSFRRLTLIGSDGSQRHFIVQTSLTPNARSDERILQLFRVMNRMFDKHKESRRRHICIHTPIIIPVWSQVRMVEDDLMYSTFLEVYENHCARNDREADLPITFFKEQLNQAISGQISPDAVVDLRLQAYNEITKSFVTDSIFSQYMYKTLLSGNHMWAFKKQFAIQLALSSFMSFMLQIGGRSPNKILFAKNTGKIFQTDFHPAYDSNGMIEFNEPVPFRLTRNLQAFFSHFGVEGLVVSAMCAAAQAVVSPKQSQHLWYHLAMFFRDELLSWSWRRPLGMPLAPVVGAGSLNPVDFKQKVTINVENVIGRINGIAPQYISEEEENGMDPPQSVQRGVAELVEAALTPRNLCMMDPTWHPWF